From a single Brassica rapa cultivar Chiifu-401-42 chromosome A01, CAAS_Brap_v3.01, whole genome shotgun sequence genomic region:
- the LOC103868293 gene encoding uncharacterized protein LOC103868293, which produces MQILRCPHSFIQLLLISALVIGFEGAGSVPVPDSNCYALDNSSRLVDFSSWIGHPFEYDGKEFDLVVRFCKDVETRGQAGYVDFGRFDPLSYFVSSSEKFDFVQGFYHGDLSNCEQSYDKLGRTAQVNIICGNCVDGRCKGGLGCICSVTQDSTCRVTVELAIPCEKPGPRVFKGFTVGLHPRSWELIYNGMTQFGFDKPRREFSFKTEQTHLTLYMTAIASLSTLVGKPIVKVSPENGLAVKISGSSLTGNHPTTLSPSTLVLDWNCEKSRKTPYEVNVTIPVDGYDPVQFFLTKLCEYNQGAEGGSAKGWAIFGVFSCVSLVAFTLFCCGGFVYKTRVERVRGIDALPGMSLLSGLLETASGGGQSYSRTEEINNAFANEVSWDRSSTSSTQAPTQRPSERTYGAI; this is translated from the exons ATGCAGATACTGAGGTGCCCACACAGTTTCATTCAGCTTCTGCTCATCTCCG CTTTGGTGATTGGATTTGAGGGGGCTGGGTCTGTACCCGTCCCGGATTCGAACTGCTACGCTCTCGACAATTCAAGCCGTCTTGTCGATTTT AGTAGCTGGATTGGTCATCCGTTTGAATATGATGGCAAG GAGTTTGATTTGGTGGTTAGGTTTTGCAAGGATGTTGAAACAAGAGGGCAAGCG GGTTATGTTGATTTTGGACGATTTGACCCGTTGAGCTACTTTGTTTCTAGCTCTGAAAAGTTTGATTTTGTTCAA GGGTTTTACCACGGAGACCTGTCGAATTGTGAGCAGAGTTATGACAAACTTGGACGTACAGCACAG GTCAATATTATTTGTGGGAACTGTGTTGATGGACGCTGTAAAG GTGGACTTGGATGCATATGTAGTGTCACTCAAGATTCAACTTGCAG AGTTACTGTCGAGTTGGCTATTCCATGTGAGAAACCTGGCCCTCGTGTCTTCAAGGGTTTCACGGTCGGTTTGCATCCTCGCTCATGGGAACTT ATTTATAATGGGATGACACAGTTTGGATTTGACAAGCCCCGTCGTGAGTTTAG CTTCAAGACCGAGCAGACTCATCTTACACTCTACATGACTGCAATTGCTTCTCTTTCAACATTGGTAGGGAAGCCTATCGTCAAGGTCTCCCCGGAGAATGGTCTTGCCGTTAAGATATCTGGTTCTTCCTTGACTGGGAATCATCCAACAACTTTATCTCCTTCAACTTTAGTACTGGACTGGAACT GTGAGAAATCTCGTAAGACTCCGTATGAAGTCAATGTCACCATCCCGGTGGATGGTTATGATCCTGTTCAGTTTTTCCTCACAAAACTCTGTG aaTACAACCAAGGTGCTGAAGGAGGATCAGCGAAAGGATGGGCTATATTTGGAGTTTTCTCCTGCGT ATCCCTCGTTGCATTTACACTTTTCTGCTGTGGAGGATTTGTCTACAAAACAAGAGTAGAACGCGTG CGTGGGATTGATGCATTGCCAGGCATGTCACTTCTATCAGGCTTACTAGAAACT GCGAGTGGAGGTGGACAAAGCTACTCAAGAACTGAAGAGATCAACAATGCTTTTGCCAATGAAGTCTCATGGGACCGCTCTTCCACGTCTTCTACTCAAGCACCAACGCAGAGACCAAGTGAAAGAACATATGGTGCTATCTAA
- the LOC103868215 gene encoding peroxidase 49 isoform X2, which translates to MARLSSFLFVLSLLCVLPIYLCQQSYGGKLNPGYYAHSCPQAGEIVRSVVAQAVARETRMAASLMRLHFHDCFVQGCDGSLLLDSSGRIVSEKSSNPNSKSARGFEVVDQIKAQLEKQCPGTVSCADILTLAARDSSVLTGGPSWMVPLGRRDSRSASLSGSNNNIPAPNNTFQTILSKFNRQGLDVTDLVALSGSHTIGFSRCTSFRQRLYNQSGNGRPDMTLEQSFAANLRQRCPRSGGDQNLSVLDIVSAAKFDNSYFKNLIENMGLLNSDQVLFSSNDKSRDLVKKYAEDQEEFFEQFAESMIKMGNISPLTGSSGEIRKDCRKINS; encoded by the exons ATGGCAAGACTCAGCAgctttctctttgttctttctctcctttgcgttctccctATTTACCTCTGCCAACAGAGCTATGGAGGCAAACTAAACCCTGGTTACTACGCACATTCATGCCCGCAAGCCGGAGAGATCGTGAGATCAGTTGTAGCTCAAGCTGTTGCTAGAGAGACACGTATGGCTGCTTCCTTGATGAGACTTCATTTCCACGACTGCTTCGTTCAG GGTTGTGATGGCTCCTTGCTTCTAGACAGCAGTGGGAGGATAGTGAGTGAGAAAAGCTCCAACCCTAACAGCAAATCAGCTCGTGGATTTGAAGTAGTTGACCAGATCAAAGCTCAACTTGAGAAACAATGCCCTGGAACTGTCTCTTGTGCTGATATTCTAACCCTAGCCGCTAGAGACTCCTCTGTTCTT acTGGTGGACCAAGCTGGATGGTCCCATTGGGAAGAAGAGATTCAAGAAGTGCAAGCTTGAGCGGTTCGAACAACAACATCCCTGCACCAAACAACACTTTCCAGACAATCCTCAGCAAGTTTAATCGTCAAGGACTTGATGTCACCGACCTTGTCGCTCTCTCTG GGAGTCACACTATTGGATTCTCGAGATGCACAAGTTTCAGACAGAGACTATACAATCAGTCCGGAAACGGTCGTCCAGACATGACATTGGAACAATCATTCGCTGCTAACTTGCGACAAAGGTGTCCAAGATCTGGAGGGGACCAGAATCTCTCGGTGTTGGACATCGTCAGTGCGGCGAAATTCGACAACAGCTATTTCAAGAACTTGATAGAGAACATGGGTTTGTTGAACTCGGACCAGGTTCTGTTCAGCAGTAATGATAAATCGAGAGATCTTGTAAAGAAGTATGCAGAGGATCAAGAAGAGTTTTTCGAGCAGTTTGCCGAGTCGATGATCAAGATGGGAAATATCTCTCCCTTGACCGGTTCGAGTGGTGAAATCAGAAAGGATTGCAGGAAGATAAACTCTTGA
- the LOC103868215 gene encoding peroxidase 49 isoform X1, which yields MARLSSFLFVLSLLCVLPIYLCQQSYGGKLNPGYYAHSCPQAGEIVRSVVAQAVARETRMAASLMRLHFHDCFVQVWLTSSVRSIIFCLLRTEQGNCEMQGCDGSLLLDSSGRIVSEKSSNPNSKSARGFEVVDQIKAQLEKQCPGTVSCADILTLAARDSSVLTGGPSWMVPLGRRDSRSASLSGSNNNIPAPNNTFQTILSKFNRQGLDVTDLVALSGSHTIGFSRCTSFRQRLYNQSGNGRPDMTLEQSFAANLRQRCPRSGGDQNLSVLDIVSAAKFDNSYFKNLIENMGLLNSDQVLFSSNDKSRDLVKKYAEDQEEFFEQFAESMIKMGNISPLTGSSGEIRKDCRKINS from the exons ATGGCAAGACTCAGCAgctttctctttgttctttctctcctttgcgttctccctATTTACCTCTGCCAACAGAGCTATGGAGGCAAACTAAACCCTGGTTACTACGCACATTCATGCCCGCAAGCCGGAGAGATCGTGAGATCAGTTGTAGCTCAAGCTGTTGCTAGAGAGACACGTATGGCTGCTTCCTTGATGAGACTTCATTTCCACGACTGCTTCGTTCAGGTTTGGTTAACTTCTTCTGTACgttccatcattttttgtttgttacgTACTGAGCAAGGTAACTGTGAAATGCAGGGTTGTGATGGCTCCTTGCTTCTAGACAGCAGTGGGAGGATAGTGAGTGAGAAAAGCTCCAACCCTAACAGCAAATCAGCTCGTGGATTTGAAGTAGTTGACCAGATCAAAGCTCAACTTGAGAAACAATGCCCTGGAACTGTCTCTTGTGCTGATATTCTAACCCTAGCCGCTAGAGACTCCTCTGTTCTT acTGGTGGACCAAGCTGGATGGTCCCATTGGGAAGAAGAGATTCAAGAAGTGCAAGCTTGAGCGGTTCGAACAACAACATCCCTGCACCAAACAACACTTTCCAGACAATCCTCAGCAAGTTTAATCGTCAAGGACTTGATGTCACCGACCTTGTCGCTCTCTCTG GGAGTCACACTATTGGATTCTCGAGATGCACAAGTTTCAGACAGAGACTATACAATCAGTCCGGAAACGGTCGTCCAGACATGACATTGGAACAATCATTCGCTGCTAACTTGCGACAAAGGTGTCCAAGATCTGGAGGGGACCAGAATCTCTCGGTGTTGGACATCGTCAGTGCGGCGAAATTCGACAACAGCTATTTCAAGAACTTGATAGAGAACATGGGTTTGTTGAACTCGGACCAGGTTCTGTTCAGCAGTAATGATAAATCGAGAGATCTTGTAAAGAAGTATGCAGAGGATCAAGAAGAGTTTTTCGAGCAGTTTGCCGAGTCGATGATCAAGATGGGAAATATCTCTCCCTTGACCGGTTCGAGTGGTGAAATCAGAAAGGATTGCAGGAAGATAAACTCTTGA
- the LOC103868454 gene encoding probable ubiquitin-conjugating enzyme E2 17 encodes MTTSSASTRKGLTKIATNRLQKEFMEWQTNPPAGFKHRVSDNLQRWIIEVNGAPGTLYANETYQLQVEFPEHYPMEAPQVIFQHPAPLHPHIYSNGHICLDVLYDSWSPAMRLSSICLSILSMLSSSAVKQKPKDNDHYLKNCKNGRSPKETRWRFHDDKV; translated from the exons ATGACAACTTCATCTGCATCAACTCGCAAG GGTCTGACCAAAATCGCCACCAATAGACTGCAGAAAGAGTTCATGGAGTGGCAGACTAATCCTCCTGCTGGTTTCAAGCACAGAGTCTCTGATAATCTCCAACG ATGGATTATTGAAGTGAATGGAGCTCCAGGAACCCTTTATGCCAATGAAACTTACCAACTTCAAGTGGAATTTCCTGAGCATTATCCTATGGAAGCTCCACAG GTTATCTTTCAGCATCCAGCTCCACTCCATCCTCATATTTACAGCAACGGTCATATTTGCTTGG ATGTTTTGTATGATTCATGGTCGCCTGCGATGAGACTCAGTTCAATCTGTCTCAGCATTCTCTCAATGCTCTCAAGCTCAGCCGTTAAG CAAAAGCCGAAAGACAACGACCATTACTTGAAAAACTGCAAAAATGGAAGGTCCCCTAAAGAAACTAGGTGGCGGTTCCACGACGATAAAGTATAA
- the LOC103868546 gene encoding CDK5RAP1-like protein isoform X1 yields the protein MASSSLSSLSSILSNPQGCSLCFKASTRRTLSLAFVSSKLNHSSSSSSALLPRCYRLTQNSIKRKKGFALDLSRSFSVSQTKFDGPSLHQFISKAQTSLTAPQTESECTTQDSDIASPSKGRIYHETYGCQMNINDMEIVLSIMNNSGYKEVVTDPESAEVIFINTCAIRDNAEQRVWQRLNYFWFLKRQWKANVAEGRAKSVKPPKVVVLGCMAERLKDKILDSDKMVDVVCGPDAYRDLPRLLEEVDYGQKGINTLLSLEETYADITPVRISQNAITAFVSVMRGCNNMCAFCIVPFTRGRERSRPVESIVREVKELWEAGVKEVTLLGQNVNSYNDDSSDPEPSGGGGGAKWEYSEGFSSRCKVKNMGLRFADLLDRLSLEFPEMRFRFTSPHPKDYPDDLLYLMRDRHNICNLIHLPAQSGNSRILERMKRGYTREAYLDLVKKIRSIIPDVAITSDFITGFCGETEEEHQETLSLVRAVGYDMAYMFAYSMREKTHAHRQYTDDVPEEVKQRRLTELIQAFRETTGPCYDSQVGSTQLVLVEGPNKRAPETELIGKTDKGHRVSFVRKPLFDKDKGHGDMKRSPEVGDFVEVKIERSTRASLYGEALAISKMSLFHDVGGVDAVVASCAS from the exons ATGGCGTCCTCTTCTCTCTCGTCTCTATCCTCCATTCTCAGCAACCCTCAAGGTTGCTCCCTCTGCTTCAAAGCCTCTACACGACGCACTCTCTCTCTAGCATTCGTCTCCTCGAAACTTaaccattcttcttcttcttcctctgctctCCTCCCTCGTTGCTATCGTCTCACACAGAATTCAATCAAGAGGAAGAAAGGGTTTGCATTAGATCTTTCAAGAAGCTTCTCTGTTTCTCAAACTAAGTTCGATGGTCCAAGCCTCCACCAATTCATCTCCAAAGCTCAAACTTCCCTTACCGCTCCTCAAACCGAATCTGA ATGCACCACACAAGACTCCGACATTGCATCACCATCAAAAGGTCGGATCTATCACGAAACATACGGATGCCAAATGAACATCAACGACATGGAGATAGTCCTCTCCATCATGAACAACTCCGGCTACAAAGAAGTAGTCACCGACCCCGAGAGCGCGGAAGTCATCTTCATCAACACTTGCGCCATCCGTGACAACGCGGAGCAGAGAGTGTGGCAAAGACTCAACTACTTCTGGTTCCTGAAACGCCAGTGGAAAGCCAATGTAGCTGAAGGAAGAGCTAAGTCAGTTAAACCTCCCAAAGTTGTCGTCTTGGGATGCATGGCTGAGAGGCTTAAGGACAAGATCCTAGATTCCGACAAAATGGTCGATGTGGTGTGTGGTCCTGATGCTTACAGAGACCTCCCGAGGTTGTTGGAAGAAGTGGACTATGGACAGAAGGGAATCAACACTCTTCTCTCTCTAGAAGAGACTTACGCAGACATAACTCCTGTCAGAATCTCTCAGAACGCTATTACAGCCTTTGTATCGGTCATGAGAGGATGCAACAACATGTGTGCTTTCTGCATTGTGCCGTTCACAAGAGGGAGAGAGCGTTCGCGTCCCGTGGAGTCCATCGTCCGTGAGGTTAAGGAGCTGTGGGAGGCTGGTGTGAAAGAAGTGACTCTCTTGGGACAGAACGTGAACAGCTACAACGATGATTCGTCTGATCCTGAGCCATCAGGAGGAGGAGGGGGTGCTAAGTGGGAGTACAGTGAAGGGTTTTCGAGCAGGTGTAAGGTTAAAAACATGGGTTTGAGGTTTGCTGATCTTTTGGACAGACTCTCTTTGGAGTTTCCTGAGATGAGGTTTAGGTTTACTTCTCCTCATCCTAAAGATTACCCTGATGATCTGCTGTATCTGATGAGGGATAGGCATAACATATGCAATCTCATTCATCTTCCTGCACAGTCTGGTAATAGTAGAATACTTGAGAGGATGAAGAGAGGTTACACCAGAGAAGCGTACTTGGATCTTGTTAAGAAGATTCGGAGTATTATACCGGACGTGGCTATAACCAGCGATTTCATTACCG GCTTCTGTGGGGAAACCGAAGAAGAGCACCAAGAAACACTAAGCCTGGTGAGAGCAGTTGGATACGACATGGCGTATATGTTTGCATACAGCATGAGAGAGAAGACACACGCTCATCGGCAATACACAGACGACGTTCCAGAGGAAGTGAAGCAGAGACGTTTAACTGAACTCATCCAAGCCTTCCGCGAGACAACAGGTCCTTGTTACGACTCTCAGGTCGGTTCTACTCAGTTGGTTTTGGTGGAAGGGCCGAACAAGAGAGCTCCTGAGACGGAACTCATCGGAAAAACAGACAAAGGACATCGAGTTTCGTTTGTTAGAAAGCCTTTGTTTGATAAAGACAAAGGACATGGTGATATGAAGAGGAGTCCTGAAGTTGGTGACTTCGTGGAGGTTAAGATAGAGAGATCAACGAGAGCGTCTTTGTACGGAGAAGCTCTCGCGATTAGTAAGATGTCTTTGTTTCACGATGTTGGTGGTGTTGATGCTGTTGTTGCGTCTTGCGCAAGTTAA
- the LOC103868546 gene encoding CDK5RAP1-like protein isoform X2, which translates to MASSSLSSLSSILSNPQGCSLCFKASTRRTLSLAFVSSKLNHSSSSSSALLPRCYRLTQNSIKRKKGFALDLSRSFSVSQTKFDGPSLHQFISKAQTSLTAPQTESESTQDSDIASPSKGRIYHETYGCQMNINDMEIVLSIMNNSGYKEVVTDPESAEVIFINTCAIRDNAEQRVWQRLNYFWFLKRQWKANVAEGRAKSVKPPKVVVLGCMAERLKDKILDSDKMVDVVCGPDAYRDLPRLLEEVDYGQKGINTLLSLEETYADITPVRISQNAITAFVSVMRGCNNMCAFCIVPFTRGRERSRPVESIVREVKELWEAGVKEVTLLGQNVNSYNDDSSDPEPSGGGGGAKWEYSEGFSSRCKVKNMGLRFADLLDRLSLEFPEMRFRFTSPHPKDYPDDLLYLMRDRHNICNLIHLPAQSGNSRILERMKRGYTREAYLDLVKKIRSIIPDVAITSDFITGFCGETEEEHQETLSLVRAVGYDMAYMFAYSMREKTHAHRQYTDDVPEEVKQRRLTELIQAFRETTGPCYDSQVGSTQLVLVEGPNKRAPETELIGKTDKGHRVSFVRKPLFDKDKGHGDMKRSPEVGDFVEVKIERSTRASLYGEALAISKMSLFHDVGGVDAVVASCAS; encoded by the exons ATGGCGTCCTCTTCTCTCTCGTCTCTATCCTCCATTCTCAGCAACCCTCAAGGTTGCTCCCTCTGCTTCAAAGCCTCTACACGACGCACTCTCTCTCTAGCATTCGTCTCCTCGAAACTTaaccattcttcttcttcttcctctgctctCCTCCCTCGTTGCTATCGTCTCACACAGAATTCAATCAAGAGGAAGAAAGGGTTTGCATTAGATCTTTCAAGAAGCTTCTCTGTTTCTCAAACTAAGTTCGATGGTCCAAGCCTCCACCAATTCATCTCCAAAGCTCAAACTTCCCTTACCGCTCCTCAAACCGAATCTGAGT CCACACAAGACTCCGACATTGCATCACCATCAAAAGGTCGGATCTATCACGAAACATACGGATGCCAAATGAACATCAACGACATGGAGATAGTCCTCTCCATCATGAACAACTCCGGCTACAAAGAAGTAGTCACCGACCCCGAGAGCGCGGAAGTCATCTTCATCAACACTTGCGCCATCCGTGACAACGCGGAGCAGAGAGTGTGGCAAAGACTCAACTACTTCTGGTTCCTGAAACGCCAGTGGAAAGCCAATGTAGCTGAAGGAAGAGCTAAGTCAGTTAAACCTCCCAAAGTTGTCGTCTTGGGATGCATGGCTGAGAGGCTTAAGGACAAGATCCTAGATTCCGACAAAATGGTCGATGTGGTGTGTGGTCCTGATGCTTACAGAGACCTCCCGAGGTTGTTGGAAGAAGTGGACTATGGACAGAAGGGAATCAACACTCTTCTCTCTCTAGAAGAGACTTACGCAGACATAACTCCTGTCAGAATCTCTCAGAACGCTATTACAGCCTTTGTATCGGTCATGAGAGGATGCAACAACATGTGTGCTTTCTGCATTGTGCCGTTCACAAGAGGGAGAGAGCGTTCGCGTCCCGTGGAGTCCATCGTCCGTGAGGTTAAGGAGCTGTGGGAGGCTGGTGTGAAAGAAGTGACTCTCTTGGGACAGAACGTGAACAGCTACAACGATGATTCGTCTGATCCTGAGCCATCAGGAGGAGGAGGGGGTGCTAAGTGGGAGTACAGTGAAGGGTTTTCGAGCAGGTGTAAGGTTAAAAACATGGGTTTGAGGTTTGCTGATCTTTTGGACAGACTCTCTTTGGAGTTTCCTGAGATGAGGTTTAGGTTTACTTCTCCTCATCCTAAAGATTACCCTGATGATCTGCTGTATCTGATGAGGGATAGGCATAACATATGCAATCTCATTCATCTTCCTGCACAGTCTGGTAATAGTAGAATACTTGAGAGGATGAAGAGAGGTTACACCAGAGAAGCGTACTTGGATCTTGTTAAGAAGATTCGGAGTATTATACCGGACGTGGCTATAACCAGCGATTTCATTACCG GCTTCTGTGGGGAAACCGAAGAAGAGCACCAAGAAACACTAAGCCTGGTGAGAGCAGTTGGATACGACATGGCGTATATGTTTGCATACAGCATGAGAGAGAAGACACACGCTCATCGGCAATACACAGACGACGTTCCAGAGGAAGTGAAGCAGAGACGTTTAACTGAACTCATCCAAGCCTTCCGCGAGACAACAGGTCCTTGTTACGACTCTCAGGTCGGTTCTACTCAGTTGGTTTTGGTGGAAGGGCCGAACAAGAGAGCTCCTGAGACGGAACTCATCGGAAAAACAGACAAAGGACATCGAGTTTCGTTTGTTAGAAAGCCTTTGTTTGATAAAGACAAAGGACATGGTGATATGAAGAGGAGTCCTGAAGTTGGTGACTTCGTGGAGGTTAAGATAGAGAGATCAACGAGAGCGTCTTTGTACGGAGAAGCTCTCGCGATTAGTAAGATGTCTTTGTTTCACGATGTTGGTGGTGTTGATGCTGTTGTTGCGTCTTGCGCAAGTTAA